Proteins encoded in a region of the Neodiprion virginianus isolate iyNeoVirg1 chromosome 2, iyNeoVirg1.1, whole genome shotgun sequence genome:
- the LOC124297750 gene encoding mucin-2-like, with product MTTHTITPSGPRQCPKCNGLVRGTKYTEHTQTCTQTNTDTTHPPQIITHPPTVTHTTRTTATHTTTHPPTKKQTPHTTTRPTPTPTPRYTPPPAPTPQWARTRFARPPQTTEDRILQTLANMDRHTESTQTKQTCKQHTGPHPEIIAIIASLGPASTLDDELRAQKERYMTRRAHERTNTDETEASTSTHQPHTTHQTAPHKTQPPNTPDTDSDTDSTTSTAETVIHIETTHTSTLQTQTPDNDTDSNTDTTSLTDTVEHTQTPQPATHTTRDSKRYKKRKSIRKQKKEQNRKH from the coding sequence ATGACCACACACACAATTACACCCTCCGGACCAAGGCAATGCCCGAAATGCAACGGGCTGGTCCGGGGCACCAAATACACAGAACACACACAAACCTGCACACAAACTAACACAGACACAACACACCCACCACAAATTATCACACACCCACCAACAGTTACCCACACCACACGAACCACGGCCACACACACGACTACACACCCACCCACCAAGAAACAAACACCCCATACAACCACACGCCCCACACCCACACCAACACCACGTTACACACCACCCCCCGCACCAACCCCCCAATGGGCACGCACCAGATTCGCGAGACCACCACAGACGACAGAGGACAGGATCTTACAGACACTCGCTAACATGGACAGACACACAGAATCGACACAGACAAAACAAACATGCAAACAACACACAGGACCACACCCCGAGATAATAGCCATAATTGCAAGTTTAGGACCAGCAAGCACCCTAGACGACGAATTACGAGCACAAAAAGAAAGATACATGACCAGACGGGCACACGAACGCACAAACACTGACGAAACAGAAGCCAGCACCTCAACACACCAACCACACACCACACATCAAACAGCACCACACAAAACACAACCCCCCAACACACCAGACACCGACAGCGACACAGATTCCACCACCTCCACCGCAGAGACAGTTATACACATCGAAACCACACACACAAGCACGCTACAAACACAAACGCCGGACAACGACACAGATAGTAACACCGACACCACCTCACTCACGGACACAGTGGAACATACACAAACACCCCAACCAGCCACACACACCACACGGGACTCAAAACgatacaaaaaacgaaaatcaatacggaaacagaaaaaagaacaaaacagGAAACACTAG